In Aspergillus fumigatus Af293 chromosome 2, whole genome shotgun sequence, a genomic segment contains:
- a CDS encoding SANT/Myb-like DNA-binding domain-containing protein yields MSSPPTSKRIKTTVSTSVPPQLLTQQQINPFQRIPTYEGIPMPSAQVAPQNSRKRRASPQSSAAAAMAAPVTSASADATQTPQSAPEAAPKKKGRTNTPWTAEEEQRLKTMRDAGRSWSEIAKTFPTRTEGSVKKHWYKDMHYAEFAEEESVALREAIKEYEANKWKVIGQKVGKPAKACEQYAKEHFKNL; encoded by the exons ATGTC GTCGCCTCCAACATCCAAGCGCATCAAGACAACTGTCTCCACCAGCGTACCACCACAACTCCTAACACAGCAACAAATCAATCCCTTCCAGAGAATCCCTACTTACGAGGGCATTCCTATGCCTTCTGCTCAGGTGGCGCCTCAGAACTCCCGCAAACGCCGCGCTTCACCCCAGTCAAGTgccgcagcagccatggctgcACCAGTCACTTCTGCTTCAGCAGATGCAACACAGACCCCCCAAAGTGCCCCAGAAGCGGCCCCAAAGAAGAAAGGACGGACCAATACTCCGTggacggcggaggaagaacagAGACTCAAGACGATGCGCGACGCGGGTCGCAGCTGGAGCGAGATTGCCAAG ACCTTTCCCACCCGAACTGAGGGGAGTGTGAAAAAGCACTGGTACAAG GATATGCATTATGCTGAGTtcgcagaagaagag TCGGTTGCCCTACGGGAGGCAATAAAAGAATACGAAGCCAACAAGTGGAAGGTCATCGGACAGAAGGTTGGAAAGCCTGCCAAA GCATGCGAGCAATATGCGAAGGAGCATTTTAAGAATCTTTGA
- the cox5b gene encoding cytochrome c oxidase subunit IV, with protein sequence MFLQRTAFALARRAPVRAVAARPFSSSVVRCQKKYEVKKEGKILPFEEIKTEDDLIAPGAKPGTVPTDVEQATGLERLELIGKMQGIDIFDMRPLDASRKGTLDNPIIVKSAGDEQYAGCTGYPADSHHTVWLTVSRDRPIERCGECGNVVKLEYIGPDEDPHAHEHHSHHPPHEEPKTFADYVKPEYWYR encoded by the exons ATGTTCCTCCAACGCACAGCTTTCGCCCTTGCAAGGCGCGCCCCTGTTAGAGCCGTTGCTGCTCGtccattttcctcttccgtcGTCCGCT GCCAAAAGAAATAtgaggtgaagaaggagggcAAGATTCTTCCTTTTGAAG AAATCAAGACTGAAGATGACCTCATTGCTCCCGGTGCTAAGCCCGGTACCGTCCCCACGGACGTTGAGCAGGCCACCGGTCTTGAGCGTCTGGAACTTATCGGAAAGATGCAGGGCATTGACATCTTCGACATGAGACCCCTCGACGCCTCCAGAAAGG GAACCCTTGACAACCCCATCATTGTCAAGAGCGCTGGTGACGAGCAGTACGCCGGTTGCACTGGATACCCCGCTGACTCTCACCACACTGTCTGGCTGACG GTATCTCGTGATCGTCCTATCGAGCGCTGCGGCGAGTGTGGTAATGTCGTCAAGCTCGAGTATATTGGACCTGATGAGGACCCCCATGCTC ACGAGCATCACAGCCACCACCCCCCTCACGAGGAACCCAAGACCTTCGCCGACTACGTCAAGCCTGAGTACTGGTACCGGTAA
- a CDS encoding purine-cytosine permease family protein has translation MSSEIANPSLGMHSEKEPSGFRSEEQPTPRPHKTGETNSESPSGRVIPSRVGMYLRRFEQQLVEYNFEARGIERVHEGERMKKLTWVSYTQAFLLWVSINLAANNITLGMLGPVVYGLSFLDSALCSVLGALLGSIVSSWMATRGPLSGIRTMAFGRYAMGWWPSKIVVILNLIQMLGYCLIDCVVGGQILSAVSPNGNLSVAVGIVIIALISWVVATFGIDAFHYYERYAFLPQMIVVCILFGVSSTKYDLSTPSMGDTRTIIGNRLSFFSICVSAAITYAPLAADFFVYYPEGTSKLAIFSLSLSGLMVSFTLAFLAGIGLASGIPSHLEYSAAYAKGAGALIVEGFGPLHGFGKFCSVVVALGLIANTVAPTYSAGVDFQILGRYAEMVPRAIWNTIGVVIYIVCGLAGRSHLSEIFTNFLALMGYWVAIWFAIILEERCIFRLRSGYNWYAWNDPSKLPMGIAAFIAFLVGWAGAVLCMAQLWYIGPLAKLVGEYGADMGNYVGFTWAGLVYPPLRYIELRWLKR, from the exons ATGTCGTCTGAAATCGCAAATCCATCGCTAGGGATGCACTCCGAAAAGGAGCCTTCGGGCTTCCGTTCCGAGGAGCAACCGACTCCTCGTCCTCACAAGACTGGTGAAACCAATAGCGAGAGCCCCAGTGGCCGCGTTATCCCGTCTCGCGTGGGTATGTATCTTAGGAGATTCGAGCAACAGCTCGTCGAGTATAACTTCGAGGCTCGCGGCATCGAACGAGTGCATGAGGGTGAACGCATGAAAAAGCTCACCTGGGTTTCCTACACCCAGGCCTTCCTACTCTGGGTCTCGATCAACCTGGCAGCAAACAACATAACTCTGGGAATGTTGGGCCCTGTTGTTTATGGGCTCAGCTTCCTCGATTCGGCGTTGTGTTCTGTACTGGGTGCGTTGCTTGGTTCCATTGTATCGTCGTGGATGGCTACTCGAGGACCTCTCTCTGGAATCCGCACCATG GCTTTCGGCCGTTATGCGATGGGATGGTGGCCCAGCAAGATCGTCGTGATTTTGAACTTGATTCAAATGCTCGGGTATTGCCTCATTGACTGCGTAGTTGGAGGACAGATCTTGTCCGCTGTTTCACCAAATGGGAATCTGTCAGTTGCAGTTG GTATCGTAATTATAGCTCTGATAAGTTGGGTCGTTGCCACCTTCGGCATTGATGCCTTCCATTACTATGAGCG CTACGCCTTCCTTCCTCAGATGATTGTCGTCTGCATCTTGTTCGGCGTCTCCTCCACGAAATATGATCTGTCGACGCCATCGATGGGAGATACTCGCACAATCATTGGGAACCG GCTATCATTCTTTTCGATTTGCGTGAGTGCTGCCATCACCTATGCTCCCCTGGCGGCAGACTTTTTTGTCTACTATCCAGAAGGAACCTCCAAGTtagccatcttctccctaTCCTTGTCCGGCCTGATGGTTTCCTTCACCCTGGCCTTCCTCGCCGGTATTGGACTCGCCTCCGGTATACCTTCCCACCTAGAATACAGCGCAGCATACGCCAAGGGTGCAGGTGCCCTCATCGTCGAAGGATTCGGCCCTCTGCACGGATTCGGCAAGTTCTGCTCCGTGGTTGTCGCCCTCGGCTTGATCGCCAACACCGTTGCGCCGACATACTCTGCCGGGGTCGACTTCCAGATCCTTGGCCGATACGCGGAGATGGTTCCTCGCGCTATCTGGAACACCATTGGCGTAGTCATCTACATCGTCTGCGGGCTGGCAGGGCGGAGCCACTTATCCGAGATTTTCACCAACTTCCTGGCGCTTATGGGATACTGGGTCGCGATCTGGTTCGCCATCATTCTCGAAGAGCGGTGCATCTTCCGCTTGCGCAGCGGATACAACTGGTACGCCTGGAACGATCCGTCCAAGTTGCCCATGGGCATTGCAGCCTTTATCGCATTTCTGGTGGGCTGGGCCGGTGCAGTCCTCTGCATGGCGCAGCTGTGGTACATTGGACCGCTTGCCAAGTTGGTCGGGGAATATGGTGCAGAT ATGGGCAACTACGTGGGATTCACGTGGGCCGGCCTCGTCTACCCTCCTCTACGGTACATTGAACTCCGCTGGCTCAAACGGTGA
- a CDS encoding SANT/Myb-like DNA-binding domain-containing protein — translation MSVTLADPYRDYALDYAQHAKPEGHENALAYQTQHSHLQRHKEANPPFPQGSPHNTAYEQHHASTTVLPAANPDISQSVVLTAAHMLPRQLPMQYTPTTFEIPPVQRGKKRPHSEAEGEGDYGDHGVRPRLSALPTQASTETAQSPGMLFSVQGDSSQQQAHHQQQQRPPQQHHHHQPMPSHGFGPPESMALPQQHHHHRLPPQASLHSAERHGTNAETSPIPSGLPSVVGQPGMPDPAPRPRGPKLKFTQEEDALLVELKENKNLTWKQIADFFPGRTSGTLQVRYCTKLKAKDVTWTDEMVQRLQRAIQEYENDRWRIVAGKVGNGFTPAACREKASQL, via the exons ATGTCTGTGACGCTGGCGGATCCGTACCGAGATTATGCTCTTGATTATGCCCAACATGCTAAACCGGAGGGGCATGAGAACGCACTCGCCTACCAAACGCAGCATTCGCATCTTCAACGTCATAAAGAGGCCAACCCTCCGTTCCCGCAGGGTAGTCCACACAACACGGCATACGAGCAACATCATGCAAGCACGACCGTTCTCCCAGCAGCAAATCCTGACATCTCGCAGTCCGTTGTTCTCACAGCAGCGCACATGCTCCCTAGACAGCTTCCAATGCAGTACACCCCTACCACCTTCGAGATCCCACCAGTTCAACGCGGCAAGAAACGACCCCATTCCGAGGCGGAGGGCGAGGGTGACTACGGGGACCATGGAGTTCGCCCGCGCTTGTCAGCGCTTCCCACGCAGGCATCTACAGAGACAGCACAATCCCCAGGGATGCTCTTTTCTGTCCAAGGCGATTCCTCACAGCAACAAGCACAccatcaacagcagcagcgaccgccacaacaacaccaccatcatcaGCCGATGCCGAGCCATGGGTTCGGGCCACCTGAGTCGATGGCGCTCCctcaacaacatcaccaccaccgtcTACCCCCGCAGGCATCGCTTCACTCTGCAGAGCGGCATGGCACGAATGCAGAAACGTCTCCTATACCTTCAGGACTACCAAGCGTGGTGGGCCAACCAGGCATGCCTGATCCGGCTCCCAGGCCACGAGGCCCAAAACTTAAATTTACGCAAGAGGAGGACGCCTTACTGGTTGAGTTGAAAGAGAACAAGAATCTGACGTGGAAGCAAATTGCCGATTTCTTTCCTGGTCGAACGAGTGGCACGCTGCAAGTTCGTTATTGTACCAAGCTGAAGGCCAAGGATGTGACATGGACAGATGAGATG GTTCAACGACTGCAACGTGCGATACAAGAATACGAGAATGATCGATGGCGAATAGTCGCAGGGAAGGTTGGCAATGGCTTTACTCCAGCAGCTTGTCGGGAAAAAGCGTCTCAACTGTGA